In Nonomuraea sp. NBC_00507, the following are encoded in one genomic region:
- a CDS encoding DUF3616 domain-containing protein — protein sequence MEQVELRFDHASQASQTHTNLSAIRQSANGLWVAGDETATFEHLAWSGDHFGDQRTYRLADYVDLPAGPEDEADIEGMARANGWLWLVGSHSMKRKRVKSKDPDKAADRLATVIREENRFILARLPLHDEVPGPGAILAGTHNLTAHLREDRHLAPFLALPGKDNGFDVEGIAVISEQIYIGLRGPVLRGWAVVLELRLDDSGRRRLRLREPYRKHFLDLDGLGVRDLCPDGDSLLLLTGPTMDLDGPVRIVRWRPAERQGVVPKDELEIVRELPYGVGCDHPEGLARLEDGRLMVVYDSPSPARITPAGGVLADVFTI from the coding sequence GTGGAACAGGTGGAGCTGCGATTCGACCACGCCTCGCAAGCGTCTCAAACACACACGAATCTCTCAGCGATCCGGCAGAGCGCGAACGGTCTCTGGGTCGCCGGCGACGAGACCGCGACCTTCGAGCATCTGGCGTGGTCGGGCGACCACTTCGGAGACCAGCGCACCTACCGGCTGGCCGACTACGTCGACCTGCCCGCGGGTCCGGAGGACGAGGCCGACATCGAGGGCATGGCCCGGGCGAACGGCTGGCTCTGGCTGGTCGGCTCGCACAGCATGAAGCGCAAGCGGGTCAAGTCGAAGGACCCGGACAAGGCCGCCGACCGGCTCGCCACGGTGATCAGGGAGGAGAACCGGTTCATCCTGGCCCGTCTGCCGCTGCACGACGAGGTCCCCGGTCCCGGCGCGATCCTGGCCGGGACGCACAACCTCACCGCACACCTGCGCGAGGACCGGCACCTCGCTCCGTTCCTGGCGCTGCCGGGCAAGGACAACGGCTTCGACGTCGAGGGCATCGCCGTCATCTCCGAGCAGATCTACATTGGGTTGCGCGGCCCGGTGCTGCGCGGCTGGGCGGTGGTTCTCGAGTTGCGGCTCGACGACTCCGGGCGGCGTCGGCTGCGCCTGCGGGAGCCGTACCGCAAGCACTTCCTGGACCTGGACGGGCTGGGCGTGCGGGACCTGTGCCCGGACGGCGACTCGCTGCTGCTGCTCACCGGCCCCACCATGGACCTCGACGGCCCGGTGCGCATCGTGCGCTGGCGGCCGGCCGAGCGGCAGGGCGTCGTGCCCAAGGACGAGCTGGAGATCGTGCGCGAGCTCCCCTACGGCGTGGGCTGCGACCATCCCGAGGGCCTGGCGCGGCTGGAGGATGGCAGGCTCATGGTGGTTTACGACAGCCCGTCACCCGCGCGGATCACCCCGGCGGGCGGCGTGCTGGCGGACGTGTTCACGATCTAG